In a single window of the Planctomycetia bacterium genome:
- a CDS encoding DUF935 family protein has product MNIVGRIVNSIMGRGRALPRPGAIVRRGREDVWQDYPADGLTPQRLISIIREADAGDPSAQLSLFEQMEEKDAHLFSVARTRRLAVTGLAWEVVSAAEMPGWGSARSVSASRALADEAAAYCDATLRDLPGFEAALDHISLAVGRNISLVELIWEASESGHRLAALEPVPFGRITLDGNGQVRVLTDAAAFEGIELPPDKFIMHVPHVSSGHPLRGGILRATAIAYLGKHFAVKDWLVFAEVFGMPVRIARYAPNATPEEKRELLGMLSKLGADATGIFSKAVELQIVQSRTPGEVNLYENLCLYFDREMSKAWLGQTLTTDTARMLASAGAAKVHDQVRRDLRDDDLRKEAVTLRRDLLAPMTRMQFGPGAPVPHFRRIMEQRFDPLQLGNTLDIAVNRLGAKVPTRWAHAALGIPEAGEQEAALPGVPTASGARGANGEQG; this is encoded by the coding sequence ATGAATATCGTTGGAAGAATTGTCAATTCGATCATGGGGCGCGGGCGAGCGCTGCCGAGGCCCGGCGCGATTGTGCGTCGAGGCCGCGAGGATGTCTGGCAAGACTACCCTGCCGATGGTCTGACGCCCCAGCGATTGATTTCTATCATCCGCGAGGCTGACGCGGGCGATCCATCCGCGCAGCTTTCACTCTTCGAGCAGATGGAGGAGAAGGACGCCCATTTGTTTAGTGTTGCGAGGACTCGCCGCCTGGCGGTGACGGGGTTGGCGTGGGAGGTTGTGTCGGCCGCGGAGATGCCTGGATGGGGATCGGCGCGAAGTGTTTCCGCAAGCCGAGCCCTTGCTGACGAGGCGGCCGCTTACTGCGATGCAACACTGCGCGACTTACCGGGGTTTGAGGCAGCGCTGGACCATATCTCGCTCGCCGTTGGGCGCAATATTTCACTGGTTGAGTTGATTTGGGAGGCGTCGGAGTCCGGCCATCGTCTGGCGGCCCTTGAGCCGGTTCCGTTTGGCCGCATCACGCTCGACGGGAACGGACAGGTGCGCGTTTTGACGGACGCGGCGGCGTTTGAGGGGATCGAGCTGCCGCCGGACAAGTTCATCATGCATGTGCCGCACGTGTCGAGCGGGCATCCCCTGCGCGGCGGAATTCTTCGCGCGACGGCGATTGCCTATCTCGGCAAGCACTTTGCAGTCAAGGACTGGCTGGTATTCGCGGAGGTGTTTGGGATGCCGGTGCGGATTGCCCGATATGCGCCGAACGCGACGCCGGAGGAGAAGCGCGAGCTGCTGGGGATGTTGAGCAAGTTGGGTGCCGATGCGACCGGGATTTTCTCCAAGGCGGTGGAGCTTCAGATCGTGCAATCGCGCACGCCCGGTGAAGTGAACTTGTACGAGAACCTGTGTCTCTACTTTGACCGAGAGATGAGCAAGGCGTGGCTGGGGCAAACACTGACCACTGACACGGCGCGCATGCTGGCCAGTGCGGGGGCGGCGAAAGTTCACGATCAGGTGCGGCGCGACTTGCGCGATGATGACTTGCGCAAAGAAGCGGTGACGCTGCGGCGCGATCTATTGGCCCCGATGACACGAATGCAGTTTGGGCCTGGCGCTCCGGTTCCGCACTTCCGCCGCATCATGGAGCAGCGGTTCGACCCCCTGCAGTTGGGCAACACACTCGATATCGCCGTGAACCGACTGGGGGCGAAGGTTCCGACGCGGTGGGCACATGCAGCGCTGGGGATACCCGAAGCCGGTGAGCAGGAGGCGGCGCTTCCCGGAGTCCCGACTGCAAGTGGCGCGAGAGGCGCGAACGGGGAGCAAGGTTAG
- a CDS encoding Mu-like prophage major head subunit gpT family protein yields MAVINTGLLTKGLRSEFFNRFDGTPVHFGDLSTRVVSTSDREDYRWLGTVPKVREWGQGRLAQGLRVESYSIENLKYEATIEVDRDEISDDQTGQIRLRVAELAQRAATHKDFLISQLLVGGETAGNNSYDGVSFFNAAHLSGASGNQSNLLTFDADATDAPTAEEFKEALKQAIGSMLGFVDDQGEPMLVSASGLVCVVPPTMLFTANEAISATVSGGGANTLSGIARVISFPWLTDKSKWYLLKTDGILRPFIFQDREPVEFNALAEDSDEGFRREKFLFGVRARYRMAYGYWQFAVRSDFI; encoded by the coding sequence ATGGCAGTGATCAACACGGGGCTCTTGACCAAGGGCCTGAGAAGCGAATTCTTCAATCGGTTTGACGGGACGCCTGTTCACTTTGGCGATCTTTCGACGCGTGTGGTGTCGACGAGCGATCGCGAGGACTATCGGTGGCTTGGTACGGTGCCGAAGGTGCGCGAGTGGGGGCAGGGCCGGCTGGCCCAGGGTCTGCGGGTGGAAAGTTACTCGATTGAAAACCTCAAGTATGAGGCGACGATCGAGGTGGATCGCGACGAGATCAGCGACGATCAGACGGGCCAGATTAGGCTGCGCGTCGCGGAACTGGCTCAGCGCGCCGCAACGCACAAGGATTTCCTGATTTCGCAGTTGCTTGTCGGCGGGGAGACGGCGGGCAACAACAGCTATGACGGCGTGAGTTTCTTCAATGCCGCCCACCTATCGGGCGCGTCCGGCAATCAGAGCAACCTGCTCACTTTCGACGCTGACGCGACGGATGCGCCGACTGCTGAGGAATTCAAGGAGGCGCTCAAGCAGGCGATCGGCTCGATGCTGGGGTTCGTCGATGATCAGGGCGAGCCGATGCTGGTTTCCGCCAGTGGGCTGGTCTGCGTCGTTCCGCCGACCATGCTTTTCACCGCGAACGAGGCGATCAGCGCCACGGTGTCCGGCGGCGGGGCGAACACGTTGTCGGGCATCGCACGGGTGATCTCGTTTCCGTGGCTGACGGACAAGTCCAAGTGGTATCTGCTCAAGACGGACGGGATTCTCCGCCCGTTCATTTTTCAGGATCGCGAGCCGGTGGAGTTCAACGCGCTGGCGGAGGACTCCGACGAGGGATTCCGCCGGGAGAAGTTCCTGTTCGGCGTTCGTGCCCGATACCGAATGGCTTATGGCTACTGGCAGTTCGCGGTTCGATCGGACTTTATCTGA
- a CDS encoding DUF1834 family protein yields the protein MSRLGDLENTIVSRLATATISGSPAFAVVRGFSGGNRPELREAIRREQAPAAYVSFTEELTAPETSDLRRGAKFVIMIAAKMLRVGDNARHGTSDGRGAFELMDLVRARLDLYEPGGDTQLQSIHEKFVDADDRVVIYELAYRAWPIFLVEALLAEPPAIAPRMIGTATDYLRLDVASASYTLVGDARPTRQLPIIGLAGVISYNVGSYIATQFSTNAEASSSFPAVQIASTSDGGWRSLPVLIEDWCDVDDVAEIVVPVQAAAAASGDVSLRVNWDIARAGASGVIEGIAGNVVAGPTGAGDIAFLVAGTIAKSALAAGDCVSFAVQRLGASDAADTYTQDLLIARMGWINFRRVRL from the coding sequence ATGTCACGATTGGGCGATCTCGAAAACACCATTGTTTCACGGCTGGCGACGGCGACGATTTCCGGTTCGCCGGCGTTCGCGGTCGTGCGCGGATTTTCCGGGGGGAATCGACCGGAGCTGCGCGAGGCGATTCGACGGGAACAGGCTCCCGCCGCGTATGTTTCATTTACCGAGGAGCTGACGGCGCCGGAGACGTCGGACCTCCGCCGCGGCGCAAAGTTTGTCATCATGATTGCGGCGAAGATGCTTCGCGTCGGCGATAATGCGCGGCACGGCACTTCGGATGGACGGGGCGCGTTTGAGCTGATGGATCTCGTTCGTGCGCGACTGGACCTGTACGAGCCGGGCGGGGACACACAGCTTCAGAGTATTCACGAGAAGTTCGTCGATGCGGACGATCGCGTTGTCATCTATGAGCTGGCATATCGGGCGTGGCCAATTTTTCTTGTTGAGGCGTTGCTGGCAGAGCCGCCGGCGATCGCCCCGCGCATGATCGGCACGGCGACGGATTATCTGCGACTGGATGTGGCGAGCGCGTCGTACACACTTGTGGGGGATGCGCGGCCGACGCGGCAACTGCCGATCATCGGGCTGGCGGGGGTGATTTCGTACAACGTCGGGAGCTATATCGCTACGCAATTTTCCACCAATGCCGAGGCGTCGAGCAGTTTTCCCGCGGTGCAGATCGCGAGTACCAGCGACGGCGGATGGCGCTCGCTGCCGGTCCTCATCGAGGACTGGTGTGACGTGGATGATGTCGCGGAAATTGTCGTGCCGGTGCAAGCGGCGGCCGCCGCGAGCGGGGATGTGTCGCTTCGCGTGAACTGGGACATTGCCCGAGCAGGGGCGAGCGGCGTCATCGAGGGCATCGCGGGGAATGTCGTGGCTGGGCCGACGGGTGCGGGCGACATTGCTTTTCTGGTTGCCGGCACGATCGCGAAGAGTGCGCTGGCGGCCGGGGATTGTGTGTCGTTTGCAGTTCAGCGATTGGGGGCAAGCGACGCGGCGGATACGTATACGCAGGATCTTTTGATCGCGCGCATGGGGTGGATCAACTTTCGGCGCGTGCGGCTGTGA
- a CDS encoding 6-phosphofructokinase: MALNRPKLAIVVGGGPAPGINAVIGAAAIEAINRGLSVVGIYDGFKHLASDKFVQERHCIDLHIKDVARIHFDGGSILRTARTTLLDEGSIEVEGHVRPDEKKVGRVIQHLTELGVTCIITIGGDDTALSARFVAERTGGRIRVVHVPKTIDNDLPLAGDIPTFGYNTARHLGSELVANLMEDAKTTGRWYVVVAMGRHAGFLAMGMGKAAGATVTLIPEEFGETTTIQGIADVLEGSLLKRKAMGRSDGVAIVAEGLAYRLGDREELERLLHKKVPVDAAGHMRLAEVPLARMLTEELMRRSEERDEKITVIPQTIGYMLRCAPPTPLDMAYCRDLGNGAVTLILDETRDLTGGIMVTIQGSNLFPVTFAEMVDPRTNRTRIRQVDVHSDSYKVARAYMIRLESTDFNDPVMLAKLAAAAKTTEHEFIKRYTRAATRLFEQPGFTPVV, from the coding sequence ATGGCACTGAATCGTCCCAAGCTCGCAATCGTCGTCGGAGGCGGTCCCGCGCCCGGCATTAACGCCGTCATCGGCGCGGCTGCCATCGAAGCCATCAACCGCGGCCTCTCCGTCGTCGGTATCTACGACGGCTTCAAGCATCTCGCCTCCGACAAGTTCGTCCAGGAGCGGCACTGCATCGACCTGCACATCAAAGATGTCGCCCGCATTCACTTTGACGGCGGCTCCATTCTCCGCACCGCCCGCACAACCCTCCTCGACGAAGGCTCGATCGAAGTCGAAGGCCACGTCCGGCCCGACGAAAAAAAAGTGGGCCGCGTCATCCAGCACTTAACCGAGCTCGGCGTGACATGCATCATCACCATCGGCGGCGATGACACCGCCTTGTCAGCGCGCTTCGTCGCCGAGCGAACCGGCGGCCGCATCCGCGTCGTCCATGTCCCCAAGACCATCGATAATGACCTACCGCTCGCCGGCGACATCCCCACCTTCGGTTACAACACCGCCCGGCACCTGGGCAGCGAGCTTGTCGCCAACCTCATGGAAGACGCCAAAACCACCGGCCGCTGGTATGTCGTCGTCGCCATGGGACGACACGCCGGCTTCCTCGCCATGGGCATGGGCAAGGCCGCCGGCGCGACCGTCACCCTCATCCCCGAGGAATTCGGCGAGACCACCACCATCCAGGGCATCGCCGATGTCCTCGAAGGCTCCCTCCTCAAACGCAAGGCAATGGGCCGCTCCGACGGCGTCGCCATCGTCGCCGAGGGCCTCGCCTACAGGCTCGGCGATCGTGAAGAACTGGAGCGCCTGCTCCACAAGAAAGTGCCCGTCGACGCCGCAGGCCACATGCGCCTCGCCGAAGTGCCCCTCGCCCGAATGCTGACCGAGGAGCTCATGCGCCGCTCCGAGGAGCGCGACGAGAAAATCACCGTTATTCCGCAGACCATCGGTTATATGCTCCGCTGCGCACCACCTACCCCGCTCGACATGGCCTACTGCCGCGACCTCGGCAACGGCGCCGTCACCCTCATCCTCGACGAAACACGCGACCTCACCGGCGGCATCATGGTCACCATCCAGGGCAGCAATCTCTTCCCCGTCACCTTCGCCGAAATGGTTGACCCCAGGACCAACCGCACGCGCATTCGCCAGGTCGACGTCCACAGCGACAGCTACAAAGTCGCCCGCGCCTACATGATCCGCCTCGAATCCACCGACTTCAATGACCCCGTCATGCTCGCCAAGCTCGCCGCCGCAGCCAAAACCACCGAGCATGAATTCATCAAACGCTACACCCGCGCCGCCACCCGCCTCTTCGAACAACCCGGCTTCACCCCGGTCGTTTGA
- a CDS encoding DUF1320 domain-containing protein encodes MAYITNEDIQSRIGSAAYIQLTDDAGTGSADASKVDEARLGAEGEANSYVAARYAVPVDLTGEPQVQAALRSFVLDIAAYRLHTRRPPVPEDIIRRRDDAVTWLARVASGLVQLPAASAPTENPALGIAGRATGPARLMTRESMENL; translated from the coding sequence ATGGCATATATCACCAACGAAGACATTCAATCTCGAATCGGATCGGCGGCGTACATTCAGTTGACGGATGACGCGGGCACGGGGTCGGCGGACGCGTCGAAGGTGGATGAGGCGCGGCTGGGGGCCGAGGGCGAGGCGAACAGCTACGTTGCAGCGCGGTATGCGGTGCCGGTGGACTTGACGGGCGAGCCTCAGGTGCAGGCGGCGCTTCGGTCGTTTGTCCTGGACATCGCGGCGTATCGGCTTCACACGCGTCGTCCGCCGGTGCCGGAGGACATTATCCGTCGGCGCGACGACGCGGTGACCTGGCTGGCGCGCGTGGCGTCGGGGCTGGTTCAGCTTCCGGCGGCCAGCGCGCCGACGGAAAACCCGGCGCTGGGTATCGCGGGGCGCGCCACGGGGCCTGCCCGATTGATGACGCGCGAGAGCATGGAAAATCTGTAG